The DNA segment GTTTCTGCCGGATTTTTTCATTTGGTCATTCGACCGTCACACTTTTCGCCAGGTTCCTCGGCTGGTCCACATCCAGTCCATTGAGAATCGTGACATAATATGCGAGCAACTGGAGCGGAATCACGGTCAGCAGAGGGCTGAGCATCTCATTGACCGTTGGAATATACATGACATAATCGCAATGCTTCGCGATCTCGGCATTTCCTTCGGTCGCAACAGCGATCACGATGCCTTTGCGAGCCCGGATTTCCTCGATATTGCTCAACATCTTTTCGTACACCCGGCCCGCGGGAGTAATGCAGACGACCGGAAATGTCCCGTCTATCAGCGCGATCGGCCCATGCTTCATCTCGCCGGCGCCGCATCCCTCGGCATGAATATAGGACAGCTCCTTCAACTTCAGCGCCCCCTCAAGCGCGTTTGGATAGTTGAAGCTGCGGCCCAGGTAGAGGAAATGGGCGGCCCCGCTGAATTTCTTCGAGCACAGCTTTACCGTCTCGTGGTTGTCGAGAATCCACTGCATCTTTTTCGGAAGCGCGCGCAGTTCGTCCAGCAGTGTACGGTAAAGATCCGATTCAATGGTTCCGCGTTTTCTGCCGAGATGCAACGAGAACAGCAGCAGCGCAAGCAACTGCGCGCTATATGCCTTGGTCGAGGCCACTGCAATCTCGGGGCCCGCGTAAACGTAGAGAGTGGAGTCGGAGGCCCTGTCAATACTGCTGCCCTCGACGTTGATGAGCGAGAGCACCTTTGCTCCGCGCTCGTGAGCCTCTTTCACGCCCGCCAGAGTATCGGCCGTCTCTCCGGATTGAGAAATGGCGACTACGAGGGTATTCTCGTTCAGAACAGGACTGCGATAGCGGAATTCGCTCGCGATATCGACTTCAACCGGGAGCCGGGCCAGGTTTTCGAGAAAATATTTTCCGACCATGCTCGCGTGGTATGCGGTCCCGCAGGAAACCATCTGGATTCGCTCGAGCGATTCGAGCCCCAGCCCTTCGAGGCGCGCCTCGCGGAACTGGATTTCATTCGAAGGAGAGATCCGCCGCATGATGACATCGTTTACCAGCGCGGGCTGCTCGAAGATCTCCTTTATCATGTAGTGCGGGTGACCGCCTTTTTCGATATCAGTCAGATTCAGATTGATCTCCTTGAAAAGCGGCTCGTGCTGAACGCCTTTGATGTCGCGGATAACCAGGCGGCTGCGGTCGAGCCTTGCCGCGTGGTAGTCTTCGAGATAGACGACTTTCCTGGTATGTTCAAGAATGGCCGAAGCATCCGAGGCGACGAGGCCGCAGCCGTTGCCGCACCCAATGACGAGCGGACTGCCGCACCGAGCCGCAACGATCGTGTCGGGTTCATGCATGCAAATGGTTGCGAGCGCATACGCGCCGCTCAGCCTTCGCATTGCCTGAAGCATTGCCTCGAGCAGATCGCCCGTATAGTTTTCCTCGATCAGGTGGACGACGATCTCGGTGTCCGTATCCGACGCAAAGCGGTGGCCTCTCTCGATAAGCTCGTTCCTGAGATCGGTA comes from the Candidatus Abyssobacteria bacterium SURF_5 genome and includes:
- the glmS gene encoding glutamine--fructose-6-phosphate transaminase (isomerizing) yields the protein MCGIVGYVGEEQAVPVILEGLRRLEYRGYDSAGVAVLNHSGMQVVKEVGKLKMLRQRLQDEPITGTTGIGHTRWATHGVPSQLNAHPHCDCTNSFTVVHNGIIENYTDLRNELIERGHRFASDTDTEIVVHLIEENYTGDLLEAMLQAMRRLSGAYALATICMHEPDTIVAARCGSPLVIGCGNGCGLVASDASAILEHTRKVVYLEDYHAARLDRSRLVIRDIKGVQHEPLFKEINLNLTDIEKGGHPHYMIKEIFEQPALVNDVIMRRISPSNEIQFREARLEGLGLESLERIQMVSCGTAYHASMVGKYFLENLARLPVEVDIASEFRYRSPVLNENTLVVAISQSGETADTLAGVKEAHERGAKVLSLINVEGSSIDRASDSTLYVYAGPEIAVASTKAYSAQLLALLLFSLHLGRKRGTIESDLYRTLLDELRALPKKMQWILDNHETVKLCSKKFSGAAHFLYLGRSFNYPNALEGALKLKELSYIHAEGCGAGEMKHGPIALIDGTFPVVCITPAGRVYEKMLSNIEEIRARKGIVIAVATEGNAEIAKHCDYVMYIPTVNEMLSPLLTVIPLQLLAYYVTILNGLDVDQPRNLAKSVTVE